A genomic region of Nitrospirae bacterium CG2_30_53_67 contains the following coding sequences:
- a CDS encoding bifunctional hydroxymethylpyrimidine kinase/phosphomethylpyrimidine kinase: MQNKIVLTIAGSDPTGGAGIQADLKTFHALGLYGLSVISAITAQDSKGVRGVFPVAPEAFSLQLETVLSDFRIDAVKTGMLVSADHVRITVDFLKRFPPRILVIDPVIRSSNGVPLLNEEGVSVMMDALFPLAAAVTPNLSEAGILSGMDRSPDEEEDSWIRRMCKSIQALGPRDVIVTGGHRSGDPMDLLYDGIDFVSFPGPRAAKELHGSGCIFSSALCGYLALGCSMNEAVSRSKQYTLERFLEK, translated from the coding sequence GTGCAAAATAAGATCGTTCTCACCATTGCCGGATCAGACCCCACGGGCGGGGCAGGGATCCAGGCCGACCTCAAGACATTCCATGCCCTTGGTTTGTACGGACTCTCCGTGATTTCCGCGATTACGGCCCAGGATTCGAAAGGCGTCCGAGGGGTCTTTCCCGTGGCCCCGGAGGCCTTTTCCCTCCAGCTTGAAACCGTGCTCAGCGATTTCAGGATCGATGCGGTCAAGACAGGGATGCTTGTTTCTGCGGACCATGTTCGTATTACAGTGGATTTTTTGAAACGGTTCCCCCCCAGGATTCTGGTGATCGATCCGGTCATTCGCTCTTCGAACGGGGTTCCCCTCTTGAATGAAGAGGGCGTCTCCGTCATGATGGATGCCCTCTTCCCGCTTGCCGCAGCGGTCACCCCAAACCTCTCCGAGGCCGGGATCTTAAGCGGGATGGATCGCTCTCCTGATGAGGAAGAGGATTCATGGATCAGAAGGATGTGCAAGTCCATACAGGCCCTCGGTCCCCGGGACGTGATTGTCACCGGAGGACATCGCTCAGGGGATCCTATGGACCTTCTTTACGACGGAATTGATTTTGTCTCGTTTCCGGGACCCAGGGCGGCTAAAGAACTTCACGGAAGCGGCTGCATTTTTTCGTCCGCCCTCTGCGGATATCTTGCGCTCGGCTGCTCCATGAATGAAGCCGTATCCCGGTCCAAACAATACACCTTGGAAAGGTTCCTGGAAAAGTAA